One Bufo gargarizans isolate SCDJY-AF-19 chromosome 4, ASM1485885v1, whole genome shotgun sequence DNA window includes the following coding sequences:
- the IYD gene encoding iodotyrosine deiodinase 1: MAIFSFFSPFFLAVICVLIIIILQSMKKTDAKKGKGENTARAESRPWVDEDLKDSTELLAEDEEKDEWQDTDEENLTHVPFSPRLYSEQEMLKRSKEFYELLNQRRSVRFISDEAIPREVIDNIIRAAGTSPSGAHTEPWTFVVVENPEVKHKIREIIEEEEEINYRKRMGDKWVNDLKKLKTDWVKEYLDTAPYLILIFKQVYGILSNNRKKTHYYNEISVSIACGILLAAIQNAGLVTVTTTPLNCGPRLRLLLERPVNEKLLMLLPVGYASKNATVPDLQRKPLEDVMVVV; encoded by the exons ATGGCTATTTTCTCATTTTTCAGCCCGTTTTTTCTTGCTGTAATATGTGTGTTAATAATTATCATTTTGCAAAGTATGAAGAAAACAGATGCGAAAAAAGGAAAAGGTGAAAACACAGCGAGAGCAGAATCCCGTCCTTGGGTGGATGAAGATCTAAAAGACAGCACGGAGCTCCTAGCGGAGGATG AAGAGAAAGATGAATGGCAAGATACAGATGAAGAAAATCTCACACATGTTCCCTTTAGCCCAAGACTTTACTCTGAGCAAGAAATGTTGAAAAGATCAAAGGAATTTTACGAATTGCTCAACCAAAGAAGATCTGTAAGGTTTATCAGTGATGAAGCCATTCCAAGAGAAGTCATCGACAATATCATCCGGGCAGCAG GGACATCTCCTAGTGGAGCTCATACTGAGCCATGGACGTTTGTGGTTGTTGAGAATCCAGAAGTGAAGCATAAGATTAGAGAAATtattgaagaggaggaagaaataAACTACCGAAAAAGAATGGGGGACAAATGGGTGAATGATCTGAAAAAATTAAA AACCGACTGGGTTAAGGAATATTTAGACACTGCACCTTACTTAATCTTGATCTTCAAGCAAGTATATGGAATTCTTTCTAACAACAGAAAGAAGACGCATTATTATAATGAGATCAGCGTGTCAATCGCATGTGGAATTCTCCTGGCTGCTATTCAG AATGCAGGTTTGGTGACAGTAACCACAACTCCTCTCAATTGTGGCCCTCGGCTCAGATTACTGCTTGAACGACCAGTCAATGAAAAATTACTCATGTTGCTTCCTGTGGGTTATGCAAGCAAAAATGCCACTGTACCAGACTTGCAAAGAAAGCCATTGGAAGACGTCATGGTGGTTGTTTAA